The proteins below are encoded in one region of Cucurbita pepo subsp. pepo cultivar mu-cu-16 chromosome LG10, ASM280686v2, whole genome shotgun sequence:
- the LOC111804248 gene encoding phosphatidylinositol/phosphatidylcholine transfer protein SFH11-like isoform X1: MEVRSEEAIRQLQALMDHVEERLMSTFQNVHQGYLAETLERFLKARDWNVSKAYKMLLDCLNWRVDNEIDMMLTKPIIPVDIYRAVRDSQLIGLSGYSREGLPVFAIGVGLSTFDKASVNYYVQSHIQINEYRDRVILPFASKKYGRPITTCVKVLDMTGLKLSSLSQIKLLTIISTIDDLNYPEKTNTYFIVNAPYIFSSCWKVVKPLLQERTRKKIQVLSGSGRDELLKIMDYSSLPHFCKREGSGSSRHSSDGDENCYSLDHPFHQQLYNYIKQQAVQESSRPIKQGSVHVSLPEPPADGAEIVKTIELELHK; encoded by the exons ATGGAGGTCCGTTCTGAGGAGGCGATCCGCCAGCTTCAAGCTTTGATGGATCACG TTGAGGAGCGATTGATGTCCACTTTTCAG AATGTTCATCAAGGCTATCTAGCTGAAACGTTGGAGCGATTTCTGAAGGCGCGAGATTGGAACGTTAGCAAAGCCTACAAAATG CTGCTAGATTGCTTAAACTGGCGAGTAGACAATGAAATCGACATGATGTTAACA AAACCCATAATTCCTGTTGACATTTACAGAGCGGTTCGTGATTCTCAGCTCATAGGACTTTCAGGTTATTCAAGAGAG GGCCTACCAGTCTTTGCCATTGGTGTTGGACTCAGCACGTTCGATAAAGCGTCT GTTAACTACTACGTTCAGTCACACATTCAAATTAATGAATATCGGGATCGCGTAATCTTG CCTTTTGCATCGAAAAAGTATGGGCGGCCTATTACAACTTGTGTTAAGGTATTAGATATGACCGGTTTAAAGCTATCATCACTGAGCCAAATTAAG TTATTGACAATCATATCAACTATCGACGACTTGAACTACCCGGAGAAGACAAATACATATTTCATAGTAAACGCCCCTTACATATTTTCATCTTGTTGGAAG GTAGTCAAGCCTCTGTTGCAGGAGAGAACTAGgaaaaaaatacaagtttTATCAGGCAGTGGAAGAGATGAACTGCTGAAG ATAATGGACTATTCGTCTCTCCCACATTTCTGCAAAAGAGAAGGCTCGGGATCATCGCGTCATTCATCTGATGGAGATGAAAATTGCTATTCTTTGGATCATCCCTTTCATCAACAACTCTACAACTACATCAAGCAACAAGCGGTGCAGGAATCTTCGAGACCGATCAAACAGGGATCTGTTCATGTAAGTCTACCTGAACCACCTGCAGATGGAGCTGAAATTGTTAAAACCATTGAGTTAGAGTTGCACAAGTAG
- the LOC111804248 gene encoding phosphatidylinositol/phosphatidylcholine transfer protein SFH11-like isoform X2 → MSLKKGKNVHQGYLAETLERFLKARDWNVSKAYKMLLDCLNWRVDNEIDMMLTKPIIPVDIYRAVRDSQLIGLSGYSREGLPVFAIGVGLSTFDKASVNYYVQSHIQINEYRDRVILPFASKKYGRPITTCVKVLDMTGLKLSSLSQIKLLTIISTIDDLNYPEKTNTYFIVNAPYIFSSCWKVVKPLLQERTRKKIQVLSGSGRDELLKIMDYSSLPHFCKREGSGSSRHSSDGDENCYSLDHPFHQQLYNYIKQQAVQESSRPIKQGSVHVSLPEPPADGAEIVKTIELELHK, encoded by the exons ATGAGCTTGAAGAAAGGGAAG AATGTTCATCAAGGCTATCTAGCTGAAACGTTGGAGCGATTTCTGAAGGCGCGAGATTGGAACGTTAGCAAAGCCTACAAAATG CTGCTAGATTGCTTAAACTGGCGAGTAGACAATGAAATCGACATGATGTTAACA AAACCCATAATTCCTGTTGACATTTACAGAGCGGTTCGTGATTCTCAGCTCATAGGACTTTCAGGTTATTCAAGAGAG GGCCTACCAGTCTTTGCCATTGGTGTTGGACTCAGCACGTTCGATAAAGCGTCT GTTAACTACTACGTTCAGTCACACATTCAAATTAATGAATATCGGGATCGCGTAATCTTG CCTTTTGCATCGAAAAAGTATGGGCGGCCTATTACAACTTGTGTTAAGGTATTAGATATGACCGGTTTAAAGCTATCATCACTGAGCCAAATTAAG TTATTGACAATCATATCAACTATCGACGACTTGAACTACCCGGAGAAGACAAATACATATTTCATAGTAAACGCCCCTTACATATTTTCATCTTGTTGGAAG GTAGTCAAGCCTCTGTTGCAGGAGAGAACTAGgaaaaaaatacaagtttTATCAGGCAGTGGAAGAGATGAACTGCTGAAG ATAATGGACTATTCGTCTCTCCCACATTTCTGCAAAAGAGAAGGCTCGGGATCATCGCGTCATTCATCTGATGGAGATGAAAATTGCTATTCTTTGGATCATCCCTTTCATCAACAACTCTACAACTACATCAAGCAACAAGCGGTGCAGGAATCTTCGAGACCGATCAAACAGGGATCTGTTCATGTAAGTCTACCTGAACCACCTGCAGATGGAGCTGAAATTGTTAAAACCATTGAGTTAGAGTTGCACAAGTAG
- the LOC111804248 gene encoding phosphatidylinositol/phosphatidylcholine transfer protein SFH1-like isoform X3 — protein sequence MLLDCLNWRVDNEIDMMLTKPIIPVDIYRAVRDSQLIGLSGYSREGLPVFAIGVGLSTFDKASVNYYVQSHIQINEYRDRVILPFASKKYGRPITTCVKVLDMTGLKLSSLSQIKLLTIISTIDDLNYPEKTNTYFIVNAPYIFSSCWKVVKPLLQERTRKKIQVLSGSGRDELLKIMDYSSLPHFCKREGSGSSRHSSDGDENCYSLDHPFHQQLYNYIKQQAVQESSRPIKQGSVHVSLPEPPADGAEIVKTIELELHK from the exons ATG CTGCTAGATTGCTTAAACTGGCGAGTAGACAATGAAATCGACATGATGTTAACA AAACCCATAATTCCTGTTGACATTTACAGAGCGGTTCGTGATTCTCAGCTCATAGGACTTTCAGGTTATTCAAGAGAG GGCCTACCAGTCTTTGCCATTGGTGTTGGACTCAGCACGTTCGATAAAGCGTCT GTTAACTACTACGTTCAGTCACACATTCAAATTAATGAATATCGGGATCGCGTAATCTTG CCTTTTGCATCGAAAAAGTATGGGCGGCCTATTACAACTTGTGTTAAGGTATTAGATATGACCGGTTTAAAGCTATCATCACTGAGCCAAATTAAG TTATTGACAATCATATCAACTATCGACGACTTGAACTACCCGGAGAAGACAAATACATATTTCATAGTAAACGCCCCTTACATATTTTCATCTTGTTGGAAG GTAGTCAAGCCTCTGTTGCAGGAGAGAACTAGgaaaaaaatacaagtttTATCAGGCAGTGGAAGAGATGAACTGCTGAAG ATAATGGACTATTCGTCTCTCCCACATTTCTGCAAAAGAGAAGGCTCGGGATCATCGCGTCATTCATCTGATGGAGATGAAAATTGCTATTCTTTGGATCATCCCTTTCATCAACAACTCTACAACTACATCAAGCAACAAGCGGTGCAGGAATCTTCGAGACCGATCAAACAGGGATCTGTTCATGTAAGTCTACCTGAACCACCTGCAGATGGAGCTGAAATTGTTAAAACCATTGAGTTAGAGTTGCACAAGTAG
- the LOC111804245 gene encoding WEB family protein At1g12150-like, which yields MAMANIRIKEQPKGSSNSKTEVGEIDTRAPFQSVKAAVSLFGEVAVSSKDKRTIRRAKQLSSENVLENETDFLLAQRELSKIKQQLQNSEATKSKALSELQTAKRTLEDLTMKLSSVNKSMKTTMDAAEVVELQSKKLEITKQPDTSSGCAWKQELDYARTEYAIIVAELDASKQELTKIRQDFDAALEGKMAALQLAAEAQRSAKLNSDRLVELSKQIAETQQEIEQLKQVSFEAQEDHVKILTEKEVYFNEYKTAKEEAERNLMILKNEIHPQMTISLEEKLKETTSEIEVLQEKMKKIHASEMKTVRALTVELNEAARALQQVSEQESSLRSFVSSLRREVETVKREREELHKKLDREEKILEDRRQQSLKLQQLLSEAKMAKQEALEMKREAAELKRIADDSRSFIQEAESKLQIVQKEAEEAKTAEKKALDEMKSIDAKHSDKSTEIKITVDEFESLSRRVKESKILAEKEEANSIAEVEVITARQNEAMKKLEANLKAIEEIKIATNMALKGAEMAESAKMVIEGELQRWRQEEQKMAPQVTS from the exons ATGGCGATGGCGAACATTCGAATCAAAGAACAACCAAAAGGGTCTTCAAATTCAAAGACAGAGGTTGGGGAGATTGATACAAGAGCACCATTTCAATCTGTGAAAGCAGCTGTTAGTTTGTTTGGAGAGGTTGCTGTTTCTTCCAAGGACAAGCGCACCATTAGAAGGGCTAAGCAGCTTTCATCTGag AATGTATTGGAAAATGAAACAGACTTTCTTTTGGCTCAGAGGGAGCTTAGCAAGATCAAGCAACAGCTTCAGAATTCCGAAGCGACTAAATCTAAAGCCCTTTCCGAGCTCCAAACCGCCAAACGAACGCTGGAAGATCTCACTATGAAGCTTTCTTCTGTCAACAAGTCGATGAAAACTACAATGGACGCTGCTGAAGTTGTCGAACTCCAATCCAAGAAGCTCGAGATCACTAAACAACCAGACACTAGCAGTGGCTGCGCTTGGAAACAGGAGCTGGATTATGCGAGAACTGAGTATGCGATCATCGTAGCTGAACTCGACGCTTCGAAGCAGGAGCTAACGAAAATCCGCCAGGATTTTGATGCAGCATTGGAGGGGAAGATGGCTGCATTACAGCTAGCTGCTGAGGCGCAACGATCAGCGAAACTCAACAGCGATCGGTTGGTTGAACTTTCAAAGCAAATTGCTGAAACGCAACAAGAAATCGAACAGCTAAAGCAGGTTTCGTTCGAGGCACAAGAAGACCATGTTAAGATTCTGACAGAGAAAGAAGTGTATTTCAACGAGTACAAGACtgctaaagaagaagcagagagGAATTTGATGATTCTGAAGAATGAAATCCATCCACAAATGACCATTTCTCTCGAGGAAAAGCTTAAAGAAACGACATCAGAGATCGAAGTTCTGcaagagaagatgaagaaaatccATGCTTCTGAAATGAAAACTGTTCGAGCCTTGACGGTGGAGCTTAACGAAGCTGCTCGGGCTCTGCAACAAGTTTCCGAACAAGAAAGCTCTCTTCGGAGCTTCGTTAGTTCGTTGAGACGAGAAGTGGAGACTGtgaagagggagagagaggagcTGCATAAGAAGCttgatagagaagaaaagatcTTAGAAGACAGAAGACAACAGAGCTTGAAGCTTCAACAACTTCTATCTGAAGCTAAAATGGCAAAGCAAGAAGCTCTAGAGATGAAGCGAGAAGCAGCCGAGCTTAAGCGAATAGCAGACGATAGCAGAAGCTTCATACAGGAAGCAGAAAGCAAACTACAGATTGTACAGAAAGAGGCTGAAGAAGCAAAAACAGCAGAGAAGAAAGCTCTGGATGAGATGAAGAGTATAGATGCAAAACATAGCGATAAATCGACCGAAATCAAAATAACAGTGGACGAGTTCGAATCATTGAGCAGAAGGGTGAAAGAATCGAAAATATTGGCAGAAAAGGAAGAGGCAAACAGCATTGCCGAGGTCGAGGTAATCACTGCAAGGCAAAATGAAGCAATGAAAAAGCTAGAGGCTAACTTAAAAGCGATCGAGGAGATCAAGATAGCAACAAATATGGCGTTAAAGGGTGCAGAGATGGCCGAGTCGGCAAAAATGGTGATAGAAGGCGAACTCCAGCGTTGGCGACAAGAGGAACAAAAGATGGCACCTCAAGTTACTTCTTGA